Sequence from the Fulvivirga ligni genome:
AGTACTCCAAGGAGTGATCATCTCTTTTCTTGGCCCTATAAAGTAGCCCGATAAAGTAGAAGTTTCAATCAGTTCTGCCTGTCCGAAAAGCCATTTAAGTTTGTTTAAATCGGCTTCCTGAAGGCTGGTGGTGAGGTCTACTGCATAATACTGTTGACCTTGAGATCGGAAAAACTGGATCATTAATAGAGGATTTGAATAGTAAATGTCTTTCAGCCGCAAAAGTAGAAAAAAGAATTATAATATGCTTTAAATAAAGCCGCTGTAAAACGGTGTTGTTCAGTACGCTGTAAATTGGGAATGTTCTAATAAAACTGTTTAAAAGTTGATTTTTTGAGAAATTTTGAACATTAATAAGGGCATTCTTTTTAATTAATAAAGCGTAATCAATTTCATGAACAAAATTAAGGTACTGATAAAGTATGGTGGAAACGCTATGCTGAACGAAAGTTTGAAAAATCAGATAGCCAGGAAAATCAAAAAATTACAGGATCAGGGCTATGAGGTGCTACTAGTGCACGGTGGTGGCCCATTTATTAACAAGGCCCTCGAAGTGGCCGGCATAGAGTCAGAATTCTTTGACGGACAGCGACATACCAGTGCAGAAGCTTTGGTACACATAGAAAAGGCGCTGAAAGGGGAGGTGAATAGCTCTCTGGTAGGTTTGCTGAATAATCACGGTCTCAAAGCCGTAGGGCTGTCAGGGAAAGACGGACAGTTAGTTCTCGCAGAGAAGAGATGGCATGAGCCTCTGTCTGGTGGCGATAAGATCGACTTGGGACAGGTAGGAGATGTAAAGCAAATTAATGCTGAGCTGGTAGAAGTTTTATTGAAGTCAGGATTTACACCGGTAATTACCTGCATAGCCTCCGATGAAGAAGGGGCTGACTATAATATTAATGCAGATATGTTCGCAGGGCACCTTGCTGCAGCATTAGGGGTGGATGAATTTGTGTTGCTCACAGACGTTGATGGGCTGTTTGAGAATTATCCAGACCCTGAATCTATTCTGCATCAGGTGAGCTTAAATGAGTTGGAATCTATGTATGGCAATGTGATCACCGGAGGCATGATTCCGAAGCTTGAGTCTTGCGAGATAGCGCTAAAGGGTGGAGCAGGTAAAGCTGTGATACTCAACGGCACTCAGCCTGATCAGATTACAGATCATTTACTAGATAATAAATCAATAGGTACAACAATTAATAAATAATGAGTTTTACTAACGAAGAATTATATCAATTAGATAGAGAAAACTATTTGCCAACATTCAAGCGGTTTCCATTGGCTTTTTCAAAAGGGAAGGGCAGCAAGCTGTACGATGTGGAAGGTAAAGAATATATAGACCTGCTTGCAGGAATAGCGGTTTGTAATGTAGGACACTGCCACCCAGATGTGGTGAGTGCCGTACAAAAGCAGGCAGCAGAACTAATGCATATTTCTAACTTTTTCGTGACCCCCGCACAGGTGGAGCTAAGTAAGAAGTTAAACACAATCAGTGGATTAGATCATACTTTCATAACCAATAGCGGAGCAGAATCTGTAGAAGGTGCTATTAAAGTGGCGCGTAAATATGCTCACAAAAATGGCCGGGGAGGAGAAGTGATATCCATGACCAAGTCATTTCACGGACGTACTTTAGGTACTATAGCTACAGGTCAGGCCAAATATCAAAAAGGATTTGAGCCCATTCCTTCTGGTTTTAAGCAGGTGGAGTTCAATGACTGGCATACTTTAAAATCGATGATCACCAATGAGACGGCAGCTATAATTTTAGAGCCCGTACAAGGTGAAGGTGGTATAAATCCAGTGAATAAAGAATTTTTAAAAAACGTAAGAGAACTATGTGATCAGGAAGGCATAGCACTGATTTTTGATGAGGTGCAATGCGGTATTGGACGTACTGGAAAATGGTTCGCTAAAGATCATTACGGAATCCAGCCAGACATCATGTCTCTGGCCAAAGGTCTTGGTGGTGGTTTCCCAGTAGGAGCATTTTTATGCTCTGCGAAGATTGGAGAGGCCATTGATTTTGGTGATCATGGTACCACGTTTGGAGGTAATCCTTTAGCATGTTCAGCTGCATTGGCTACCCTTTCGGTGATAGAAAAGGAGAATCTGATAGAGGAAGCTGTAAAGAAAGGAGAGTGGATTAAAGCTGAGTTTGAAAAAATGAAATCTACTCATCCTGAGATCAAAGAAATAAGAGGCTTGGGTTTAATGCTTGGAATAGAATTATCTCAGCCAGCAGCACCTTTGGTTAAAATGCTGCTAGAGAGAGGAATAATTGCAAATGCCACTGCAGATACAGTGTTAAGGCTGGTTCCTGCCTTAAACATTCCTATGGATGACCTGAAAGCGGTGATGAAAGAAATAGATAAGTGTTTATTAGAAATGGTGGTGGAACATGGGTAATATGCGTAAAAAAGTAGCAATAGTAGGTGCCTCAGGGTACACAGGATCGGAGTTGGCAAGGTTTTTACTTCATCATCCGTTAGTAGAGATCATGATGATCACTTCGGAGACTCATGAAGGAAAGCCTTTTTCATCATTACACCCACAGTTTGCAGGGCAGCTGGATATGCCACTGGTATCTGCACAGAAAGTGGCTGATGAAGATTTAGATATTGTTTTTCTGGCGCTACCACACGGCGTTTCCATGAATTTCGTGAAGCAGTGGGCCGATAAATCATTCAAAATTGTCGACCTGAGTGGTGACTTCAGGTTAAAGAATGCCGAAGTGTATCAGGAATGGTATAAGAAAGATCATATTTACCAGGAAGGTTTTGATAGTGCTGTTTATGGCTTGCCAGAGCTTCACAGAGATGAGATAGTGAAAAGCAAGCTGGTGGCTAATCCAGGTTGTTATCCCACTACGTCTACTTTAGGAGTAGCGCCATTGGTAGCCGAAGATCTTATTGATGTCACCAGCATCATTATCGATGCGAAATCTGGAATCACAGGAGCAGGTATAAAACCGAGCCTCACCACACATTTCAGTAATGTAAATGATAATTTCAAGGCCTATGGAGTAAAGAGCCACAGGCATACCATAGAAATAGAAGAGCAGCTTGGCTTCTTAAAGCAAGCTGATGTAAGAGTTCAGTTCACGCCTCATTTACTTCCGGTAGATAGAGGCATCCTGGCCACAAGTTATTCTACACCAAAAAATGGCATGACTCAGGAGAAACTAGACGATCTTTATAAAACATTTTATCATGATAAGCCTTTTGTAAGGGTAAGAGAAGACTTACCTACCTTAAAAGATGTAAGAGGTAGCAATTATTGTGATATCCATCCTGTTTGGGATGAGCGTACCAATCGAATTATGGTGTTTTCGGCTATCGATAACCTTGTAAAAGGTGCTGCCGGACAGGCCATTCAAAATATGAACCTGATGATTGGTGCAGATGAAACTACAGGTCTATTATTAAATCCGTTAAAACCTTAAATTAACAATATTATCAGCGATCAAATGATTCAAAATATCACGAATGTAAAAGGTATCAAATGTTGGGGTGCTCATACCGGTATTAAATCTATGAGACGAGACCTGGCTATTATTTATTCAGAGGTGCCTTGTGCAGCTGCAGCTTGCTTTACGCAGAACAAGGTGCAGGCAGAGCCTGTAAAGCTTAGTATTAAGCACATTAAAGACAATAAGGCTCAGGTAATAGTCTGTAATGCCGGTAATGCCAACGCATGTACCGGAGAGCAAGGTAAAAAGGGTGCGGAAGCTATGGCTAAGGCTGTGGCTGAAGGACTTAAAATACCTATAGAAGATGTAATTGTAGCATCTACCGGGCTTATAGGTGAGCCTTTTCCTACAGATGATATAGTGAAAGGAATTGAAGAAAATATTCCTAAATTATCGAATACAGCCAAGGCAGGATCTTTCACGGCTAATGCAATTTTAACCACAGATACTTTCGCCAAAGAAGGTTTTCTGGAGTTCGACTGTGATGGTTCTAAAGTAGCACTTGGAGGTATGGCCAAAGGGTCTGGTATGATTCACCCAAATATGGCTACTATGCTATCTTTTGTGGTTACAGACCTTCATATAGATGAGAAACTACTGGACGAAGCGGTAAAATATTGCGTAGATCGTACTTTTAATATGATCACAGTAGATGGCGATACTTCTACTAATGACATGGTAGTAGTTATGGCTAATGGGCTAGCAGGGAATAAAAAAATAACCCAAAAGACTGATCCTAATTACAAACTGTTTGAAGATAAACTAATGCAGTTATTAACTCACCTGGCTAAACTGATTGTTTCCGATGGTGAAGGCGCTTCTAAGTTTGTAGAGTATAAAGTAGCTAAAGCCAAGTCTGAAGATGTAGCTCGTACTTTGGTGAGAGCCATATCAGATTCAACACTGGTAAAAACAGCCATGTTTGGTAGAGATCCTAACTGGGGTAGAATAGTTTCTGCTTGCGGAAATGCCGGCGTACCGTTCAATTATGCTAAGGCAGACCTGTTTATTGGAGACAATAGCAATTTGGTACAAGTGCTTAAAAAAGGAACGCCTGCAGATTATGACAGAAATTATATTAAGAAGTTATTGAGAGAATCTCATATAAGAATACAGCTAGACTTAAACACTGGTGAGGAGGAAAGTACCGGATGGGGTACAGACCTAACCACAGATTACGTAATGTTTAATTCAGTGTATACTACTTAAAAGTATTAGGAACTAGCCGCGTTGTAGAGCGGCTAGTTCTTAAAAATATTTCTTGTAATTCTCTTCGTCTTGCCAGAACGCTTTGCATTTCTGAATCTGCTCCTCTTTAAAAGCCTCATCATTCTTTAGCTCTTTCCAATCTCCAAAGCCTAGTTGTTCTGCTAATTTGTAAAAGCGATCTCCCTGACCGTTCTTTTTATCTTGTACCATTACACTAAGTAAAGGTCTTTTATCCTCATACTCCTCTTCTGAAATTTCATCAAGGATGGTCCCCAAAAGCTGCTTTTCATGCTTTATGTCAAGGTTGAGACCCAGTTCTGTTGTGTTAATCAATCTTCGGTACGAAATAGGTGCACTATCAGTACGTGCAAGTTGAATTAGTTTATTTCTTACTCTCGTGTTCAAACCTGTATGGATCTTGTTTAGTTAAAATAATAGCCAATTTTAACAAATATTAGAAATTTTAACCACTTAGAGCCATTAAATATCATTAGAAACGTTCTGTATCAGGTTATTATGGCCACTTTTAACCATTATTACCTTGGTTGAGGCAGATTTTTTGGTGAGAGACTCCATAATTTTCGCTGTTATGATCTTATCGTAAGTGCCCAGATAGATCTTAACAGGCAGATGATATTGATCAATAATCCGAGCTATATTATTCATATTGAAATTCAGCTTAGAAAAGATCATCCAGGTATAGTACACTCTTTTCCTGTTTTCAATGGTCAGCATCTGAGTTGCAGCAAACTTAACCACCCCCTTGTCTATGATTTTTAGTTTCTGAGCCAGTTTTATGAGGTTATAAAAACGAGTTGGCTTGTGGATCATACTTTTAAAATAGCTACTTATCAATGGGTTAGTAGTAGCAAGTTTATACCACAAGTTGTTCTTAATGCCGTCGGGGGCCAGCAGGTAGATGCTTTTGATGCTTTCAGGTACGGCCTCAATAGTTGCAAGTGCTAATTTTGCTCCTATGCTGTAACCCATGAGCGAAAACTCTGAAATTTTATTTTCTTTAAGGAATGAGGTGATTATTTTACCCCAATAAATCTTGTCTATTGGTTTTTTCTCTTCTTTCCAAGTGCTATTTCCATGAAAAAAAAGATCAAATGAGAAAAAAATGAAATCTTCAGCCCAATTTTTAGCCATTTGACTAAAAAACTGACCGTTCTGGCCAAATCCATGGAATGCCAACATCACTTTAGGCCCATTTCCGTAGGTATAATAGTGTAATTGTGCTCCTTCGTACGTGAAATAATTCTCGGGCATGAATTAAAATGAAAAAAATTTCTTAAACATATAAAATATTTTTC
This genomic interval carries:
- a CDS encoding alpha/beta hydrolase, which encodes MPENYFTYEGAQLHYYTYGNGPKVMLAFHGFGQNGQFFSQMAKNWAEDFIFFSFDLFFHGNSTWKEEKKPIDKIYWGKIITSFLKENKISEFSLMGYSIGAKLALATIEAVPESIKSIYLLAPDGIKNNLWYKLATTNPLISSYFKSMIHKPTRFYNLIKLAQKLKIIDKGVVKFAATQMLTIENRKRVYYTWMIFSKLNFNMNNIARIIDQYHLPVKIYLGTYDKIITAKIMESLTKKSASTKVIMVKSGHNNLIQNVSNDI
- the argC gene encoding N-acetyl-gamma-glutamyl-phosphate reductase, whose product is MRKKVAIVGASGYTGSELARFLLHHPLVEIMMITSETHEGKPFSSLHPQFAGQLDMPLVSAQKVADEDLDIVFLALPHGVSMNFVKQWADKSFKIVDLSGDFRLKNAEVYQEWYKKDHIYQEGFDSAVYGLPELHRDEIVKSKLVANPGCYPTTSTLGVAPLVAEDLIDVTSIIIDAKSGITGAGIKPSLTTHFSNVNDNFKAYGVKSHRHTIEIEEQLGFLKQADVRVQFTPHLLPVDRGILATSYSTPKNGMTQEKLDDLYKTFYHDKPFVRVREDLPTLKDVRGSNYCDIHPVWDERTNRIMVFSAIDNLVKGAAGQAIQNMNLMIGADETTGLLLNPLKP
- a CDS encoding aspartate aminotransferase family protein translates to MSFTNEELYQLDRENYLPTFKRFPLAFSKGKGSKLYDVEGKEYIDLLAGIAVCNVGHCHPDVVSAVQKQAAELMHISNFFVTPAQVELSKKLNTISGLDHTFITNSGAESVEGAIKVARKYAHKNGRGGEVISMTKSFHGRTLGTIATGQAKYQKGFEPIPSGFKQVEFNDWHTLKSMITNETAAIILEPVQGEGGINPVNKEFLKNVRELCDQEGIALIFDEVQCGIGRTGKWFAKDHYGIQPDIMSLAKGLGGGFPVGAFLCSAKIGEAIDFGDHGTTFGGNPLACSAALATLSVIEKENLIEEAVKKGEWIKAEFEKMKSTHPEIKEIRGLGLMLGIELSQPAAPLVKMLLERGIIANATADTVLRLVPALNIPMDDLKAVMKEIDKCLLEMVVEHG
- the argB gene encoding acetylglutamate kinase gives rise to the protein MNKIKVLIKYGGNAMLNESLKNQIARKIKKLQDQGYEVLLVHGGGPFINKALEVAGIESEFFDGQRHTSAEALVHIEKALKGEVNSSLVGLLNNHGLKAVGLSGKDGQLVLAEKRWHEPLSGGDKIDLGQVGDVKQINAELVEVLLKSGFTPVITCIASDEEGADYNINADMFAGHLAAALGVDEFVLLTDVDGLFENYPDPESILHQVSLNELESMYGNVITGGMIPKLESCEIALKGGAGKAVILNGTQPDQITDHLLDNKSIGTTINK
- the argJ gene encoding bifunctional glutamate N-acetyltransferase/amino-acid acetyltransferase ArgJ, translated to MIQNITNVKGIKCWGAHTGIKSMRRDLAIIYSEVPCAAAACFTQNKVQAEPVKLSIKHIKDNKAQVIVCNAGNANACTGEQGKKGAEAMAKAVAEGLKIPIEDVIVASTGLIGEPFPTDDIVKGIEENIPKLSNTAKAGSFTANAILTTDTFAKEGFLEFDCDGSKVALGGMAKGSGMIHPNMATMLSFVVTDLHIDEKLLDEAVKYCVDRTFNMITVDGDTSTNDMVVVMANGLAGNKKITQKTDPNYKLFEDKLMQLLTHLAKLIVSDGEGASKFVEYKVAKAKSEDVARTLVRAISDSTLVKTAMFGRDPNWGRIVSACGNAGVPFNYAKADLFIGDNSNLVQVLKKGTPADYDRNYIKKLLRESHIRIQLDLNTGEEESTGWGTDLTTDYVMFNSVYTT